A genomic segment from Gavia stellata isolate bGavSte3 chromosome 6, bGavSte3.hap2, whole genome shotgun sequence encodes:
- the TGFBR2 gene encoding TGF-beta receptor type-2: MTPRLPRSLRRLLLRVSLWVLLGSSVPALLRAEIMSPVDRNKENGLQMPNLCKFCDIKVTTCSNQHPCKSNCNITAICEKNSEVCVAIWRQNDENVTLETICHDPQKTLYGHMLDDSSSEQCLMTEKKEDGGLMFMCSCTGEECNDMLIFPSDGPHKPEEKDEISKVTIISLVPLLVISVAVIVIFYAYRTHKKRKLNKAWEKNVKPRKHKDCSDVCAIMLDDDRSDISSTCANNINHNTELLPIELDIVVGKGRFAEVYKAKLKQNTSEQYETVAVKIFPYEEYASWKTEKDIFSDVNLKHENILQFLTAEERKTDLGKQYWLITAFHARGNLQEYLTRHIISWEDLWKLGGSLARGIAHLHSDHTPCGRPKTPIVHRDLKSSNILVKNDLTCCLCDFGLSLRLDPSLSVDDLANSGQVGTARYMAPEVLESRMNLENVESFKQTDVYSMALVLWEMTSRCNGVGEVKEYEPPFGSKVREHPCVESMKDNVLRDRGRPEIPSSWLNHQGIQMVCETLIECWDHDPEARLTAQCVAERFSELKHHDKLSGRSCSEEKIPEDSSVTTAK, translated from the exons ctgaAATTATGTCACCTGTTgacagaaataaggaaaatggaTTGCAAATGCCGAACCTATGCAAATTTTGTGACATTAAAGTAACAACCTGCTCAAACCAACATCCGTGCAAGAGCAACTGCAACATCACCGCGATCTGTGAGAAGAATAGTGAAGTCTGTGTTGCTATATG gaGACAGAACGATGAAAATGTGACATTAGAAACAATATGCCATGATCCCCAGAAAACATTGTATGGTCACATGTTGGATGACTCCAGCTCAGAGCAGTGTTTGATGAcggaaaagaaggaagatggGGGATTGATGTTCATGTGTTCCTGTACAGGTGAAGAATGCAATGATATGCTCATTTTTCCATCAG ATGGCCCTCATAAGCCAGAGGAGAAAGATGAAATTTCCAAAGTCACAATCATAAGTCTTGTCCCATTACTGGTGATTTCTGTTGCTGTGATTGTTATCTTTTATGCTTACCGCACTcacaagaagagaaagctcaaCAAGGCATGGGAGAAGAATGTTAAGCCCAGGAAACATAAGGACTGCAGTGATGTTTGTGCCATTATGTTAGATGATGACCGCTCAGACATCAGCTCTACCTGTGCCAACAACATCAACCACAACACGGAATTGCTGCCCATTGAGTTGGATATTGTTGTTGGCAAAGGAAGGTTTGCTGAAGTGTATAAAGCCAAATTGAAGCAAAACACATCAGAGCAGTATGAAACTGTGGCAGTCAAGATTTTTCCTTATGAAGAATATGCTTCCTGGAAAActgagaaagacattttttcagaTGTAAACCTCAAGCACGAGAACATCCTCCAATTCTTGACAGCAGAGGAGCGTAAGACAGATCTTGGTAAACAGTATTGGTTGATCACTGCCTTCCATGCTAGAGGAAACTTGCAGGAATATCTCACACGGCACATTATCAGCTGGGAGGACCTCTGGAAACTGGGTGGATCCTTGGCCCGAGGGATTGCCCATCTGCATAGTGATCACACACCCTGTGGTCGCCCCAAAACACCTATTGTGCACAGAGACCTAAAGAGTTCCAACATCCTAGTGAAAAATGATTTAACCTGCTGTCTCTGTGACTTTGGGTTATCCCTGAGACTGGACCCTTCTCTGTCTGTGGATGACTTGGCTAACAGTGGGCAG GTTGGCACAGCAAGGTACATGGCCCCTGAGGTTCTAGAGTCCAGGATGAACCTGGAGAACGTGGAGTCCTTCAAACAAACAGATGTGTACTCCATGGCTTTGGTCCTCTGGGAAATGACATCTCGCTGTAATGGCGTTGGAG AAGTGAAAGAGTACGAGCCCCCATTCGGCTCTAAAGTGCGAGAACACCCCTGCGTGGAAAGTATGAAGGACAATGTTCTAAGAGACAGAGGGCGACCCGAGATCCCCAGCTCCTGGCTGAACCATCAG GGCATCCAGATGGTGTGCGAAACTCTTATCGAGTGCTGGGACCACGACCCCGAGGCCCGGCTCACGGCACAGTGCGTTGCGGAGCGCTTCAGCGAGCTCAAGCACCACGACAAGCTCTCGGGAAGAAGCTGTTCGGAGGAGAAGATCCCCGAAGACAGCTCCGTGACCACCGCCAAGTAG